The DNA region TGGGCTGAAGGCATTCGGCGCCGAGCACCAGGAGGCCGCACTGATCTTCGGCTCGCATGGCGCGAAGGTACACGGAATCATCGACGAGTCCCGCATCGAAGGAATCCATCAACAGTTCAAGGGCGACGAAGAAGCCAAGAATCTCGAAATGGAAAAGAATGCCGAGTGGAGGAAGTTCGGAGTCAGTTCCGGCGTAGGGGCTGTCGTCGGTGTCGGCACCGCGGTGGTCCTGGGCCCCGCCGCAGGCGTTGTCGCCGCCACAGCGGTCCCCCTCGTCATGGATACCGTCAGCTCGGCCATTGACACCGGATACGCGGGTGACACACTGGAATATCTCAAGGACAAGGAGTACAGCAACGACGACGAGGCCTTGACCGGAATCGACAGATTCAAGAACGAAGGAGAACGCGGCGCCGTGACTCCGCTGCTCAACTATGCGGACGAGGTCGGCATGTCGGATTACGAGAAGCAGCAGCTTGCTGTGGATATCGAAACGTCCTACGGTAACGGCAAAACCGCGGCCGGCGATCAGGGGAGGGTCAAGTCATGACGTTGCGCAACTCAAGTCGGCTGTGGACTTTCGCGGTTCCGGTTGTCGTCGGCATTCTCCTGTCGGGATGCTCCAAGGGTCAGGACCGGGCGGAATCCCCGGAACTCGGCCGGTGCAAGTCGTTGCTCGGCGCCGAGAACGTGGAGGCGGCCGTGAAGGCGACGGGCGGAAACGATGTCGAGGTGAGCGGGACACCGCAGGCGGATGCACTGGCGGCTGCCCTCGTGAAGGAGGCCGAGAAGTGGCAGGAGTCCGATCTGATGCACACCTCCTACACCGGCTGCCGCCTGGACGCGTTCGAGGGGGATCAGCCGAGTGGCACCGTGGACGTGTCGGTGAAGTGGTCCGTGCTGTCACTCGAGTCGATGGACGATCCGAAGGCCGGCCGAACGTGGCGTCAGGTGAACGGGCTGGTGTACGTGGCACCGGAACCCGGCCCGGCCCGGATGCAGTTGGTCGCGGCATGTGCAGTGCCAGGAGCAGCTGCGTCGCAGTCGACCGGTCTGCCGCTCCAGTTCCAGGTGACGGGAGCGGATCTGGGGGCTGAGCTCCGGTGGGAGCTGCTGAGGACGTTCGCCCAATCGGTGACGGAGGAGATGGGGTGCACGACATCTCCTGTCATCCCCTCCGAACTGCCTGCCGCCGCGTGAGTGCTGGGGCGTAAGACTGGGCCGCTTCCCGGCTCCGGCCGGTGCGGAAACGGCAGAGGGCACGGTCTTCCCGGGACAGGGCATGGCAGACGGGCACCACGGCGAATCGTCACCGAGGGGCGTCGACTTGGCGAGGCCATGTGCTCCGGCGAAGCTACGTCGCACACGGCACGCCCCCTCACCCGTACCAGGCCGACCGGCCGCGTCACAGAGTCACAGAGTCACAGAGTCACAGAGTCACGCTACTCCGCAGCCGCCTGCTGGGGCCGTTCGGAGAAGCCAGCCCTGCGGGGGCCTCGCGGACGGGCATCGACCCCTCCGCGAGGCCGACGGGATACTGCCGGATGTCATCGCCCACCGGGGCCACTGCGCCCTCCGTCCCCCCGCGCAAGCCGCTTGAGTAGGCTCCCCTGGACAGGACATCGCTCGGGGGATCTTCATTCATGCAGACGCCGCGTCACACCTCCGCCCGACAGATCGGTCCGTACTTCGTCGTGACCCGGCTGGATCCGGCCGGACCGGACGCGATGCCCGTACCCGAGCGGCGCTACATCGCGCGCAGTGCGGACGGTAATTGCACGGTCCTGCTGAGCCTCCCGCTCGCCGACGCCGACCCCGAGCGGTTCCTCGTCGAGGCGCAGGCCGCCCGGACCCCACTCGGCCCATGGACCCCCGCGGTCACCGACTGCTCGACGCCCGGTCCGACTCCGTGGTGCGCACGTGCCTACGAGCCTGTGCTGCCTCTGCCGACCGTCCTGGCCGTCCATGGTGGCCCCTTGCCGGACGAGACGCTGCGCGCACTCGGTTCCTGCCTGGCGGAGACGCTCGTCGCCGCCCATTCCCGAGGGGCGACCCACGCAGGGCTCTCCCCCGCGGCCGTGCTGCTCGCCGGCGACGGCCCCCGGGTCACCTGTTCCGGCGCCGCCCGGACCGCCGCGCCGGACGGCAAGGCCCGGTCCGGACTCCCCGGGCTCGAGGCCGGCAGCCTGTCGCCCGAACAGGCCAGTGGCGGGCGCCCGCGTCCTCCCGGTGATGTCTACGCACTGGGCGCGGTCCTCGCGTACGCGGCCACCGGGCACACGGTTCCCGACCGCGAGGAGCTCCCCTTCCTGCTCCGCTCACTCGTGCCTGCCTGCCTGGCCCGAGACCCGGCCGCCCGGCCGCGCGCCATCGATGTCCTACAGGCGCTGGCCCCTTCCACGTCCGGCGCAGCTCCTTCCCCCACCGTCATCGATCCAGGATCGAGAGAGTTCCCCCTCCCTGGTCGTGTGATCGCGGCCCTCGCTCGCCAGTCTGCGGAGATCCTCGCCGCAGACCTCCCCCTGCCCCTCGGGGGCTGACCGTGCTCAAGCCCCTCCTCCACGACGATCCACACCTCATCGGTCCCTACCGGCTGGCAGCCCGGCTCGGCAGCGGCGGTATGGGCACGGTCTATCTGGCACGCTCGCCAGGCGGTCGCACGGTGGCGCTCAAGACCGTTCACGCGCACATCGCCGCAGACGCCACCTTCCGTACCCGCTTCCATCTCGAAGTGGACGCCGCCCGCGTCATCGGAGGTCTGCACGGCGCCCGGGTGTTCGATGCGGACCCGCTCGCCGGAACACCCTGGTTGGCCACGGAGTACGTCCTCGGCCCGCCCTTGGACGAGGCGGTTTCCCGTTGCGGTCCGCTTCCGGAAGCGGCGGTGCGTGCGGTGGGAGCGGCTCTGTGCGGCGCGCTCGGTCAGCTGCACAGCTCGGAGGTGGTGCATCGTGACCTGAAGCCGTCCAACGTCATGCTCAGCGCCTACGGCCCGAAGGTCATCGACTTCGGTATCGCCCGCGCCCTCGGTGACGACCGGCTCACCCGCACGGGAACCGCCGCCGGCACACCCGCGTACATGTCGCCGGAGCAGGCGAGCGGGCAGGAGCAGACGTCCGCCGGTGATGTGTTCGCCCTCGCAGGCGTCCTCGTTTTCGCTGCCACGGGCCACGGTCCTTTTGGCGGCGGGCAAGCCGCGGACCTGATCTACCGGGTGCGGTACGCGGACCCGGACCTCACCGGCGTACCGCACTCGCTTGCCCCACTGCTGGCCCGGTGCCTCTCCAAGGACGCGGCCCTGCGCCCGACTACCCAGCAGTTGGTCACGGAACTGCATGACGGTCATGGCGAGTTCGCGGACCATCTACCCGCCGAGGTGCTTACGGAGATCGCCCGCCTCTCGGCGGAGGTCTGGCAGTACAGCTCCCACCGCCTGCCTGCGCCACCGGAGCATGCAAACCCCCTGCCCGATCCGTCCCTACCACGCCGTGCAGGCATGTCCCGTCGTCGGCTCCTCGGCGTCGCAAGTCTGTCGGCGACAGCCGTGGGGGCGGGTGTCTGGGCTGGAGTGCACCTCCTTGGCGCAGACAAACCGGACGCTGTCGCGTCGCACGGACAGGCGGGACCGGGGAAACAGGATCTGCTCCGCCCCCTGTGGACGAACTACACCGCCAGGGCCCAGGACTACGGGACCCCGTTCTTCGTCGGCGATACCCCCGTAGTCATGGACATCAACCGTCTGGTGGGCCTCGACCCCGCAACGGGCAAGGACAGCTGGCACTCAATGTCGCTGTCGCCCCGCAACCAGGCTATTTCAGACGGATCCCGCATCTACTGTCTCGTCCTGGACAGCAAGGATCGTTTGTCGCTCCTCTCGCTCGGCAAATCCGGCGGGGCGGACCGCACGATCGTCACACTGCCCGACGTGAAGGCCCTGGGCTCCTCCACCACAGTCGCCGCTCTTCTGCACGCATCGAACGAGACGGTCTACCTCGCTGCCGGACGCAACGCAGAGCCGCACACCGAGGACTGGCATCTCCTCGCGGTGGACACCACATCGGGGAAAGTTCGCTGGCAGGCGCCGTTCGATGAGACGGAGAATCCCTCGTTCGAGATCGGCGTGTGGTTCGCCAAGACCGTCGGAGACGTGCTGGTCCTGGGCGGTGAGTTCGATCAGCTCAAGCTCCACGCATACGACAACCGCTCCGGTAAGCATCTCTGGTCGAGCGCAGTATCCGACTGGATGGACGAAACCACCGCACCGGTCACCACCGGCGCGGAACTCGCGGATGACGGCCGGCACATATACATCGGAGCGGGTCTCGTCCAGGCCATACGTGTATCCGACGGCACAGTCATCTGGGAGTTCGGCAACTTCCGCGACTTCGGAGATGCCTCGCCGCTGGCCACTCACTACGGAGCCCCCGCCATTCGGAAGGGAGTCGTGTACGCGGCAGAGCGCACAGGAGCAATCGTCGCCGTCGACACCCGGCGCGGCGAACTGCTGTGGGAGACCCCCGCACCCGAGGAGAACGCACCTCTCCTTGCCGCACCGCCCGTACTCAACTCGTCCTACCTCTACTACACGGGCAAGGCGGGACTCGGAGCGATCGACCTGCGTACCCATGCGCACGTACGGACTCAGGCGGCATCTTTGCGACGTCTCGCGACTGATCCTCATAACCGCATGATCATCGGGGTCGGCGAGGAGAGAGTCACGGCCCTGCGCATGAAATAGAGAAGTCGACCCATCGCTTGATACACCCGGCCCCCGAGGAACCCCATGAAACCGCTCAGCATCGGAGATCCCCTTCGGATCGGCCCCTATCGCCTTCTCGGTGTCCTCGGCGAGGGTGGGATGGGCAAGATCTATCTCGGGCAGGACAGCCTCGGCGGTTGCGCCGCTGTGAAGGTTCTCCGCACCGAGATGTCATACGACCAGAACCTGACACAGCGCTTCGTACGCGAGGCATGGACCGCCCGGTCCGTCACCAGCACCGGTGTGGCCAGGGTGCTGGATGCGCAGACCGAGGACGGGCGTCCCTGGATCGCCAGCGAGTTCTTGGTCGGTCCCACCCTGGACGAGGCTGTCAGCCTTCACGGTCCGCTCGACGACATGATGGTGCGCACCCTGGCCGCCGACCTCGCCCGCGCTCTGGGGGACATCCACGCCGCGGGGCTCGTACACCGTGACGTGAAACCGGCGAATATCGTGATGACGTCGGACGGCCCCCGGGTCATCGACTTCGGCATCGCCCGGCCGGAGCACGGGCTCACCCTGACGACTACGGGAGAGATTCCCGTCACTCTCGGGTACGGTGCGCCCGAACAGGTACTGGGCCGGCGGGTGGGCCCAGCCGCCGACGTCTTCTCCCTGGGTGCCGTGCTGGTGTACGCCGCGACCGGGCAACGCGCTTTCGGAGGAGGTCACATCGCTGCGGTCCAGTACGAAGTGGTGCATGGACAACCACAGTTGCAACAGGTGCCCGAGACGCTTCGCGCACTCATCGCCCCCTGCCTCGCCAAGGAGGTCGGTCTGCGCCCGAACCCCGGCCAGATCGCAGCCGCTTTCGCACCCGCGCGCGGCACGGGGGATTTCTGGCGACAGGGTCGTCTCGGCGCGGTGATCGACCGGCACCATGCGGAGGTACACCGCCTCGTCCCTGCGGCAGCCGGTCCAACCTCGCGTCCGGGCCGGGCCCGACGCCGGTTCCTGGCCGCGCTCGCTTTCGGAGGGGCAGCGCTCACCGTGGGCGGTGGTACGGCGGCATGGCAGTTCAAGGACGGCTGAGCCCGGTACGTCGCCGGTCGGCGATGAGCAGCGGAACCGCGACGGCAAGGCAGATCAGGCCAGCCGCACACACGCCGAGGGAGACCAGGAAGGCAGTGCCGCGGTGGTCGGTCTCAGCGAATGCTGCCGGTGTGGTTGCTCCGGCACCACTGCCCACGCCGGGCTGCGCATCAGGCGTCTCGACGAGATCAGGGAGCGGGTAGGTGTCAGCTGGTCCCGAGTCACCCGGAGTCTTCAGCGCGATCCGGGGGCGGACCGCCCCGTAGCCGACGTAGTCGTTCCGCACGGCACCGCTCTTGGGAGCGCCGGCCGTGTTCAGCAAGACGCGCAGAACCTGGTAGTTGGTCCAATCCGGGTGCTTGGCCCAGATCAGCGCGGCGGACGCCGCGGTGACGGCTGTAGCCACGGCCGTACCGCTGGTTGTACAGAGACCCTCGTGCTCAGCGCATGCGCTGAGCACGTCCTCACCGGGAGCACTGAGTGTCACCTCGGGACCGACTGCGGACGATTTGAGGGCTGTCGCGTCCTTTCTCAGAGCAGCGACTCCGGTGACGCCTGGAATCGCTGCCGGGTTCTTCACCGGCCGTTTCGGAAATTCGGAGTCACCTACAGCAGCGAAGATCAATTTCCCCTTGGACAGAGCGTAAATCACGGCTTCATTCACTGCCCCACCACCACTCAGAATGGCAGTTACCGAGATGCTGATTATTTTCGCTTCCGAGTCCGCCGCATACCGGATAGCGGGCACCAAGTCACTATTGACCGCTATCGACCGCTCGCCGGAATCCGGGGTTTCGGTTCCGTCCGATACTTTCAGGGGAAGGATCTTCGCGCCGGGAGCGAGCCCGTACGCACTTTCCCTGCCGCCCGCCCCCTTCCCGGTTCCGGCTATCACAGCGGCGGCCGTGGTGCCTGCTTCGTCGTGCTCCCCGGCAACCCCGTCGGTGAAATCCTTGCCTTCGAGGAGTCGCCCGGCCAGCTCGGGCACCTCGCGCACCCCGGTATCGATGACGGCGACGATCACGCCTTCGCCGGTGCTCGTACGCCACATCGTTTCCGCCTGCATTGCGCCGAGGTGCCACTGCCGGGACAGGACGGTGGCAGCAGACCCTGTGGTGGCCGAGGCGCCGACCAGCAAGAGTGCCAGCCCGGCAGGGAGACCCGTCCGGCGCCACGACCGTCGGCGGCCCCTGACACCCTCGCACCGATCACGCAGCATCCTCATCGGGTGGGCCCGCCACCCCGGCTCGGAGGGCCGGGGTGCGGCGAGCGGGGATCCTGGGCACCCGGCGGCGGAGCATAGGACGGGTGCGCAGGCTGCGGGGACTGGGGCTGCTGGTACGGGGGTGGAGAGTGGGGCTGCTGGTGCGCGTACGGCGGCGGGGCCGAGGCGGCTGCCGTTCGACGGCGGGAGCGGATGGCCGCGAAGGCAACAGCGACACCGGCGAGCACCGCCGCACCGACGCCCACACCGATCCAGAGCCCAGTATTGACCCCGTCGTCGTCGGCCGGAGCCGCGGCATCCGGCTTGCCGCTCTCCTCGGAACTGCTGCCTTCCTTGGACGGCTCGGCGGCGGGAGCCGGGGACGCCGCTGCGGCAAGGTCGGGGAGCGGGTACTCGTCCGCGGGGCCGGGGTCACCCGGGGTCTTCAGGGCGATGCGGGGACGGACGATCCCGTAGCCGATGTAGTCCGTGCGCTCGTCGCCACTGATCGGGCCACCGGCCGTGTTGAGCATGACGCGCAGAACCTGATTGTTCGTCCAATCGGGGTGCTTGGACCAGATCAGGGCAGCGGATGCGGAGACGATGGCGGTGGCATCGCTGGTACCGCTGCTCTTGCACAGCTGAGTACCCCCACTGCAGGTGTGGACCATGTCCACACCCGGGGCGGCCAGGTCGACCTGCGGACCATATTGAGAGGACTTGGCCCTCTTGAGGTCCTTCCCGATCGCCCCAACACCGACGACACCAGGTGTTCCGGCCGGGTACTCGATCGCGTTTCCCTCATCAGCGCTGTTCCCTGCGGCTGCGAAAACGAGCGACCCCTTGCCCAGGGCGTACTTCACGGCATCCGTGAGACGTTGCGATCCCACATTTTTACCGAGAGAGATATTAATTACTTTGGCACCGTTGTCAGCCGCAAAACGAATCCCTACAGACACATCGTCGTTGAAATTTTCATCCCCTGTCGCCCCATTGACTTTTCCGAAGTTATCCCTCACGCGAATGGGGAGAATTTTACTCGACGGCGCTAGCCCAAAGGCACCGCCCCCACCGCCGGAATCGCCCGTCCCGGCGATGAGACCAGCCATCCCGGTCCCGTGATTGCCGTAATCGGTGTGCTCATCACCTGGAGAGTCTGCCGCCAGGTCTTTCCCTTTGAGTACACGCCCTCGGAGATCAGGGGTTGACGCATCGACACCTGAATCAATAACGGCAACGGTAACGTTTTCTCCCGTACTCGACGCCCGCATCTGGTCGGCCTGCATCACGTCCAGGTGCCACTGCCTCGCACGTACAGAATCCGCGGACACAGGGCTGGCGCCCACCAGTAGCGACGCCGCTACCGCGGATACGACGGTTCCACGACGGATGACCGCTGCACTGCTGGTACGCATCCCATTCCCTCTGTCTGTTTTCCTGCTACTCAGTCGATCACTGGTGGGACAACCCGTCGGCTGCCCTGCTGCCACGTCTCTTCGTCCTCGACGAGATAGTCCAGCCGTTCACGGTCGTCACGGCGCGGTTCCCCGGCGCGCTGAGGGGTTGCCGCTCCGCCGCGCCCCATCTGACCGGCAGCACGACTGCCGTCGCCCGCTGCCACGCCCCGCACCAGACCGGTGCCTCCAGGAGTGAACGGGCGTACAGATGTCCGTCCTGGCTGCTGTGGACGACCTCCCACCATGCCCCCGGTCTCCCCTGCAAGTCGGCGGCCACCCACCATTCCGCTCTGGCCACCGCTCCCGAATCCGCCCATGCCCGCGCCGTGCCCCATCGCTCCACGGCCGGCGTGCGTACCCTCGCCACCGATCACGGTGCCACGAGGAAGGCCCCCCGCAGGCCGCCCGGACGTCTGCGCGACCGGACGGCCACCGACAATCCCATCGTCTCGGGCCGGGCGACCGACCGGGCTCACACCCGTACTCCCGTTGCCCACAGACATCGGTGGACGAGTGACCCCGGTCGTCCTCCCGCCGCCGCTCGTCGTCTGAGGCGGCCCTCCCCCGATGACGGGCGGCAGAACGGCAGGCGTATTGAGGAATCCATCGGGCTTGCCCGGCCCCGGAGTTACGGACGGACCCACCACAGGATTTGACGGAGCCGTCGGCGGCAGCGTCGCAACACTGTCGATCTCCATATCCACCGGAGGCCGCACCACGCCGGCGACCGGTGCCGTCACGCTCGCGTGCGTGGACGACGGCGCTGTCACGCTGCCCACCGCTCCGTGACCGCCCACAGACGTCGAGGAGCTTCCAGCATGGGCACCGACAGCTCCCCCGGCCGATCCCCCGCCGGACATGTGTTCGTTGGTGTCGCTCTTCTCGGCCAACGTGTCCGGCGCGATCACCCGCGGCGGTGGCGGAAACTCAGGCTTTTCCAGCTTGCCGAAGCCTTCGACCGACTGGGAGTACGTCTGGGAGAGCTTCCTCATCTCCGCAGCCGCCACGTCCCGTTCCTCTGTCAGCTTCCGCACCAGAGCTGTGGCATCCGGGTCGTTGGGGGTCTGGAGGGCAGCCTTCATGTTCGCCTCCGGATCCCCCTGGGGGCGCGGTGTCGCCGCCTTGGCCAGCGCGATCGCGTCAGCCGCGTGGCTCAGCTGCGTCGACGCCCCCCTGCTGTACAGACCGAGACGCAGCGTCGCATTGGCCAGGTCCGCGCTCCAGGTGCGGAACGACTCTGCCCCCTGTCCCTTCCATTCCACCATCTGTGGACGGATCTTCAGTTCCTCACCGACCTTGTCGATCTCCTTCGCGGCGCTCTCCAAGCGATCGGCCACAGCCTTGACGGCCTCGCTGTTGGCCTGATCCAGCCACGCAACCAGCTGCGCGTGGGACATGCCCTCGAACGATGTCGTACTCATCCCGCTCCCCCGTTCATACCAGCGATCGCCAAGTGATCTTCATCGCCGTCATGCAGATCCGGTCTCCTTCGTCGGCGAAGGCTGGGGAGTCGTCGTGGGCTGCCCACCGCCCTGCTTACCCTCGTTCGGAACCGGGTTGTACTCACCCTCGTAGTGCTCCTCCGCGCCTCGCTTGATGGCGAGCATGCGGTCACGGATGTCATCGTCCAGGTTCTCGTAGCCTGTGTGCGCCGCCAGGACCGCGATACCCAAACCCTCTATGGAATCCGACAGCAGCTTCGAGAGGGTTTCCAGCTCCGTAATGACGTTCTGGTACGAGCTATACAAACCGGACGCCTCTGCCCACGCAGGATCGCCGAACTGAGTCTCACCGATGGCGACTTCGCCCAGCTTCTTCGCGTCTGCCGGAGAGGCCTTCAGGTCGCGGAGGAGGCCGTCGATGCGGTCGCGGAACTTGGTGAACGACGAGAGTTCGGTGAACAGTTCGCTCGCGACGCCCGGGGAGATCGCCCCGGCTGCTCCTATCGCACCGATGACGCCCCATGAGTACGCCGGTGATTCC from Streptomyces sp. NBC_01591 includes:
- a CDS encoding serine/threonine protein kinase, producing the protein MQTPRHTSARQIGPYFVVTRLDPAGPDAMPVPERRYIARSADGNCTVLLSLPLADADPERFLVEAQAARTPLGPWTPAVTDCSTPGPTPWCARAYEPVLPLPTVLAVHGGPLPDETLRALGSCLAETLVAAHSRGATHAGLSPAAVLLAGDGPRVTCSGAARTAAPDGKARSGLPGLEAGSLSPEQASGGRPRPPGDVYALGAVLAYAATGHTVPDREELPFLLRSLVPACLARDPAARPRAIDVLQALAPSTSGAAPSPTVIDPGSREFPLPGRVIAALARQSAEILAADLPLPLGG
- a CDS encoding protein kinase domain-containing protein; its protein translation is MLKPLLHDDPHLIGPYRLAARLGSGGMGTVYLARSPGGRTVALKTVHAHIAADATFRTRFHLEVDAARVIGGLHGARVFDADPLAGTPWLATEYVLGPPLDEAVSRCGPLPEAAVRAVGAALCGALGQLHSSEVVHRDLKPSNVMLSAYGPKVIDFGIARALGDDRLTRTGTAAGTPAYMSPEQASGQEQTSAGDVFALAGVLVFAATGHGPFGGGQAADLIYRVRYADPDLTGVPHSLAPLLARCLSKDAALRPTTQQLVTELHDGHGEFADHLPAEVLTEIARLSAEVWQYSSHRLPAPPEHANPLPDPSLPRRAGMSRRRLLGVASLSATAVGAGVWAGVHLLGADKPDAVASHGQAGPGKQDLLRPLWTNYTARAQDYGTPFFVGDTPVVMDINRLVGLDPATGKDSWHSMSLSPRNQAISDGSRIYCLVLDSKDRLSLLSLGKSGGADRTIVTLPDVKALGSSTTVAALLHASNETVYLAAGRNAEPHTEDWHLLAVDTTSGKVRWQAPFDETENPSFEIGVWFAKTVGDVLVLGGEFDQLKLHAYDNRSGKHLWSSAVSDWMDETTAPVTTGAELADDGRHIYIGAGLVQAIRVSDGTVIWEFGNFRDFGDASPLATHYGAPAIRKGVVYAAERTGAIVAVDTRRGELLWETPAPEENAPLLAAPPVLNSSYLYYTGKAGLGAIDLRTHAHVRTQAASLRRLATDPHNRMIIGVGEERVTALRMK
- a CDS encoding S8 family serine peptidase, coding for MIVAVIDTGVREVPELAGRLLEGKDFTDGVAGEHDEAGTTAAAVIAGTGKGAGGRESAYGLAPGAKILPLKVSDGTETPDSGERSIAVNSDLVPAIRYAADSEAKIISISVTAILSGGGAVNEAVIYALSKGKLIFAAVGDSEFPKRPVKNPAAIPGVTGVAALRKDATALKSSAVGPEVTLSAPGEDVLSACAEHEGLCTTSGTAVATAVTAASAALIWAKHPDWTNYQVLRVLLNTAGAPKSGAVRNDYVGYGAVRPRIALKTPGDSGPADTYPLPDLVETPDAQPGVGSGAGATTPAAFAETDHRGTAFLVSLGVCAAGLICLAVAVPLLIADRRRTGLSRP
- the mycP gene encoding type VII secretion-associated serine protease mycosin encodes the protein MRTSSAAVIRRGTVVSAVAASLLVGASPVSADSVRARQWHLDVMQADQMRASSTGENVTVAVIDSGVDASTPDLRGRVLKGKDLAADSPGDEHTDYGNHGTGMAGLIAGTGDSGGGGGAFGLAPSSKILPIRVRDNFGKVNGATGDENFNDDVSVGIRFAADNGAKVINISLGKNVGSQRLTDAVKYALGKGSLVFAAAGNSADEGNAIEYPAGTPGVVGVGAIGKDLKRAKSSQYGPQVDLAAPGVDMVHTCSGGTQLCKSSGTSDATAIVSASAALIWSKHPDWTNNQVLRVMLNTAGGPISGDERTDYIGYGIVRPRIALKTPGDPGPADEYPLPDLAAAASPAPAAEPSKEGSSSEESGKPDAAAPADDDGVNTGLWIGVGVGAAVLAGVAVAFAAIRSRRRTAAASAPPPYAHQQPHSPPPYQQPQSPQPAHPSYAPPPGAQDPRSPHPGPPSRGGGPTR
- a CDS encoding WXG100 family type VII secretion target encodes the protein MSTTSFEGMSHAQLVAWLDQANSEAVKAVADRLESAAKEIDKVGEELKIRPQMVEWKGQGAESFRTWSADLANATLRLGLYSRGASTQLSHAADAIALAKAATPRPQGDPEANMKAALQTPNDPDATALVRKLTEERDVAAAEMRKLSQTYSQSVEGFGKLEKPEFPPPPRVIAPDTLAEKSDTNEHMSGGGSAGGAVGAHAGSSSTSVGGHGAVGSVTAPSSTHASVTAPVAGVVRPPVDMEIDSVATLPPTAPSNPVVGPSVTPGPGKPDGFLNTPAVLPPVIGGGPPQTTSGGGRTTGVTRPPMSVGNGSTGVSPVGRPARDDGIVGGRPVAQTSGRPAGGLPRGTVIGGEGTHAGRGAMGHGAGMGGFGSGGQSGMVGGRRLAGETGGMVGGRPQQPGRTSVRPFTPGGTGLVRGVAAGDGSRAAGQMGRGGAATPQRAGEPRRDDRERLDYLVEDEETWQQGSRRVVPPVID